TGGCCAGGGAACTGAAATTTCGGTGCCCTTTGGCTAGCCAGGTAATTCATCCGTGTGTCAGAGTACTATTTTTTTCCTGTATTGCTCTTGTTTAAAGAGGTCGGAATCGATCATTGGTTTGGACTGGGTGTTTCCAGCCAGCTCAAAGGTCCAAATGTTTGTAGCGCCTACCTCCTGCGTAACTTGGAAAGTTTACCAGCTGTCTATTTAACAGGCGAACTGTTGTGGGGCATTTTAAGCAAATGGTACCAGGGCACTCTATTTGCCCCTAAATTGGTGATAAATCCTGTTACAGTTCAAAATTTAGGGGGAGAAACGCTGTGAGGGTGCTATTCATAGTCGCTTTGATACTGGCTATTGTTGGTTGTTCCCAGTATCCAATTATCCACACAAAACAAGTAGATACCGACTCTGTTTTGAGTGGACAGGCTGTTTTTAATCGATCTGTTCGAACAAATGAGCTGCCAGACGAGCAGCTTTTAGAACTTGATACGGAAATTCGCTCATATCTAAATACTCTTTCTCCTGGTTCGATACCTGATAACCGTCTTCAGGCATTGACGAACGCGGTGAGTAAAAGGGAGCTGTTCTTTGAGTATGATGCGAATAGTACCCTCTCTGCTAGGGAAGCCTTTTATCAGCAGCGGGGAAACTGCTTAACTTTTACACTGATGATGGTTGCTATGGCTAGGGAGTTAGGGGTTGAGGCCTTCTTTAATGAAGTCGATGTCCCCCCTGTCTGGAGTCAGGAAGAGGCGGAGACTTTTGTTATTTATCGTCACGTGAATATGGTATCTGAGCACCCAAGCGGTCAACGAATTATCGATCTCAATCTCGAAGTTTACGATCCTATTTATCAGCAGAGAACTTTGGACGATATTACGGCATTCGCTCTTTATTACAGTAATAAAGGTGTGGAGTTCCTTCGTGAAGGAGATGAGGAGCAAGCATTTCTATATTTACGTAAAGCCTTGCAATTACGTCCTGAAAGAAGTGATTTCTGGTCTAACATGGGGGCTTTCTATAGTCGTTTTGACCATCTTTATGAGGCTGAGCAAAGCTATCTCCAATCCCTTGTTTTACAGGAGGATAACCTGGTTGCCAGCAGTAACCTAGAGTGGTTATATCGCGGCACGGGACGTGATGAGTTAGCTGGGGTCTATGCTGATAGGGTGAAATTTCACAGGGAACGTAATCCTTACTACCTGTATTACCAAGCTCGCGAATCTTATGAAAACAAAAAATACCAGGATGCAGAAAAACGTCTAAGGCGAGCTATAAAGACTAATGATGATGATCACCGATTTCATTTTTTACTTGGGCTAACGCAATATAACCTTGGTGATTTATTGGCTTCCAGGAATAGTTTTGAGAAAGCATTTTCGCTGGTGAGTAGCTCAGAGGTGAAAAGTGTATATCAGCAAAAGCTGGATCGTTTGTTGAATAGTGATGATTAATTTAAGTCGTTAGTAAAAAGGGTACCTATGGCACCCTTTTTACATTGGTTCTCGGCCTGACTTTAGAACTGGTAGCTAATACCAGCCCAAGCGTAACGACCTTGGTAGTCATAGCTGCTGTTCACGTCATACCAGCTAGAAGTGTACGACGGTTCGCGATCAGCGATGTTATCGATTCCTGCAGTGAGACGCATGTTGTCGTTCACATCCCAGCCTGCCTTTAAGTTCAGATAGGTGTGTGAAGGAACATCAACATATGGACTCTGGCCATCACTCAAATACTGCGCGTCAATACCAAAGTCCCAGTTATCAGCATACCAAGTTGCACTAGCAAGGCCGCGCCATTTCACGTAGACGCCGCTACTGGTACCGACGTAATCCAGGTAGTCAGAAGTGGCTTCAGTCTCGGTATTGTAAATTTCATACTCAAGGAGACGAGTAGCCTGGGCACGCAGAGCGAGTTTACCTGTGTCAAAGTAAAGGTTTTGAACTACGTCGAGGTCAATACCCTTGGTTCTAATTTCACCGATATTGAGCAGAGAGCCTTCCAGATATGTGATCTGGCCACTGTCTCCGCGTTCGATCAGGGCGCAAGCATCGGCAATACCATCGCGGTAGCAGTCGTCCAGAATTTGCTGAAGATCGGCACTATCGATTGCGTTGGTGATTTCAACGTCGTAGTAGTCCACTGTGATGGAGAGATCTTCAGCAAAAGAGGGTGTCCAGACGATACCAGCAGTAAAGGTACGTGCTTCCTCAGCTTCTAGGTCCTCGTTACCCCCAACATTGGTAGCAATTTGAGATCCTGCCTGGGTAAAGCTTGACCCGACTTCACTACAATTAGCGCCTTGCCCGGAAGTATTTGAACTGCTGGTATCACAGGGGTCGAGCAGGTACTCGTAGCTCTGAGAAGTACCGCTGTAGAGCTCGTAAATACCCGGTGCACGGAAAGAGGTTGAATAGCTGGTACGGAAACGGAAGTTTTCAGTTGGGGCGTAGACAATACCCAGTTTCCCTGTGCTCTGGCCACCGAAGGTGTCAAAATCGGAATAGCGCAGGGCGATATCCATAGACAATTCGTCAGCGTATTTTTCACCGGCGAGAATCGGCAGGTTGAACTCGGTGAACAACTCGGTTACTGAGTAGTCGCCAGCAGTAGCGTCTTGCTGGTTACCAAAAGTATCGCCGTTTTGGGTTTCCTCACTAGGGTTAAACTCACCGGATTCTTTGCGGTATTCAATACCGGCTGCGAATCCGAGAGGGCCGCCAGGAAGCTGAACAGCATCAATATCACCGGTTAAACTTGCACCAAAATTAATCAGATCGTACTCATTATCTTCGCGATCTGTGTAGCTGATGTAGTTGGTAACATCATCGCTCATTCCGCCGAGGAAGGATATATCCTCATCAGCGATGCCACTATTTCCGTCGATAACTTCTTGCAGTAGGGTTTTGTTGTAAGAGTTGCCGATGGTGTTTTCGCCCTCGTTGCGGCCATAGCTCAGGAAAGTATCCCAGCCCCAGCCATTCGCCAGATCACCGCGGGCACCGCCCAGAAGGCGGAAGGTTTCCGTTTTTTGTTCATAGTCTCGAGTGCCGCCTGAAACGGGGCGGAGACGAATATCAGAGATGCCATCTTGCCAGCTGTCACCGTGGGTTGCCTCAGGGGCGGAGGGCTCCAACCCGTCAGGGCTGCCCTGCGATTCCCACTCGTCATAGGCGGCTTCATAAGCAGCTAGTTCAATCTGATACTGGTCTTCCGCTTCCTGCCAGGCTTCTTCCAACTGAGCGGCAATTTCATCTGATACGTTATCTGAGGTCAGGTTTAAGCCGTTCCCACTGTACATGGGTTGGGCTGCCAACTGTTGGTTGGTGGTTTTTACGGTATAGGAGCCTTCACCGTATAGTTCTACGGCATCGGTGATTGAGTAGCTGCCGTTAGCGGTCAGGCTGGTACGTTCCATGGAACCGGAGAGCCACATAAATTGACCGATATCGTATGAGGAATAGTCGGTTAGGGTTTCACCATCATCAGCAACACTAAAAGAGCCGTAGTTGGTGAAGATATTGCCGGTGGGCGACATAGAGCTGTAGAGCTCTGCCCAATCGCGATCGTTGTAGGTAATCTCATCACGTTTACTGTGGCTGAGGTTGGCGATAAATTTGCCGCGATCGCTTTCACCGCCAAAGGTGATCGAAATTTCACCATTTTCACCGCCGCCAGCTTCGGTTGCGCCTGCGCGGGCATTGATGCGAACTCCCTCAAAAGAGTCCTTCATTACGATATTAATAACGCCAGCAACCGCATCAGAGCCGTATACCGCTGAGGCACCGTCAGTCAGAACTTCAATGCGGTCAATCATATCCACAGGGATGTTGTTCATATCCACAGCCGAGCTAACGCCAGAACTGGAGGATACAAAGCGGCGACCATTGACCAAAACCAAGGTACGGGCAGAGCCCAGGTTGCGCAATTCAACGAAAGACAAACCGGCACCGCCGTTGTTGTCGTTGGAGTTGATGCCTGTGGTACCCATGGATGGCAGCTGGTTTAGCAGCTCGTCAATGGTGCCAACGCCAGAACGCGCAATGGTTTCTGAGTCAACCAGAGTGATTGGGCCAGTAGTGGACAAAGGGTCACGAGCAATACGTGAACCAGTAACAATTACTTCTTCTACTTCTGCGCCAACATCAGTGGACTCCTGGGCAAAAATGCCAGTGCTGGCGAGGGTGCCAAGAGCAGCGATGGCAATGCTCAGTTTGGTCTTGATCATAATATAACCTTCTTATACTTAAGGTACTTATAGTGCTTTTTATGATATTAATTAAAAGCTGTCAGACCTGACTTTAATGCATTATTTTTGGATATGGAACTACTCTTGGACTTTTGGAGTCTCTCGACGCCCGGTTTGAGAGTATGTTTATTAGCTAATTTGGCTAATTCTTATACTTTTTACGGGGGCTCATCTGCCTCAAGCCTCCTGTACTGGTAAAACTGTCACTCAGGGAATTCGCTTGTTAGGAAATTTGTCTTTCTTCTGAAACTTATAAATTTAAGGCTTGTGAAGCTGGCTGAAGCATTGAGCTACTACTTGTTAGTCGATATTTTTTTCTAATTCACCGCTTCTTCTCTTGGAAAAAGTGGCTTGGATGAGGGGTAAAGTTGAGGGGCTTTGTGGGGGGAGTGCTTTGTTTGCGGTCGCTAATGGGTTTTAGGGGGGGTTATAGAGTGGTGGACTCGCCTAAAAAAAGGGCCGGCAAAGCCGACCCTTTCGATCTTCTTAGAGGTTTAACTCTTAGAAGCTCATGCTGTACTCAGCGTACAATACACGACCAGTATTGTCGTATAGGTTGTAGTGGTCACGAGCAAACTTGCCATCTTTATCCAGAACTGGATCTTCGTTGGTCAGGTTGCGAGCACCAATCTTAATCATGCCGTAAGATTCTGTATCGATGCTGTAGGACAGATTCACTGTGGTCCAGGACTCCAGGTCTTCTCCACTCTTAACTAGCTCACCACTATCAGTAACATTGGTGAACTCATCGTGACTAGCAACGTAGTCAACAGTCAGGTCTACAGAGTGTTGGTCCATGCTCCAGCCAATACCAAATTGACCACGGAAGTCTGGGTACAGGTTAAAGCCAGAAACATCCTGAACAGGGCCTTGGTAGTAGGCATCAGTATCATAGGACAACTGGTGGCTCACCAAAGTGCTAAGTGAGAGAAGTCCGTAAGGAAGTTCAAAGCTACCATCAACAGAAATATCGAGGCCAGTTACGTCAAGAACACCAGCGTTGGTGGTCTGAGAGTAGAAAACAGTCGAAGCACTGGAGCCATCACCGGTAAAGTAAATGCCACTTTCTTCTGTCAGCTCGACACCAGAGGCCCAAGCATAGAACATGCTCTGAACAGTTGGCTGATAGATTACGTCATCAACTTCTACGTTCCAGAGGCTCAGGTCCAGAGTCCAGTCGTCGATGAACTCCCAGTTACCGCCGATGGACATAGAAGTGGAGGTTTCCGCTTCAAGGTCCTCGCTAGTGGAATAGTAGATATCCCACTGCCTGTAGGTTTCAGTGACTGGGTTGGTAGCACTCTCAGCAGAGAAGGACGATGGGCCGTACAGCTCGTCAAGAGCCGGAGCACGGAAGCCTTTACCCACTCGAGCGCGCAGGCTGAGGGTGTCAGTAACGCGGTAGCTGGCAGACAGGGTCGGAGCAACATTAGAGCCAAAGTCACTGTAGTCATCGTAGCGAAGAGCGGCACTAACTTCGATTGCGTCAGTTACTGGCATAATGGCTTCAGCGAACAAGGCGACTACATCGCGATCACCGCTGGAAGAGTTACCAGAACTGCCACCTACGTAACCAGCTTCGGAGGCTGCGTCGTATTGGTTACCGTATTCCATGTTGTAAGCTTCGGCACCGGTCAGGACAAGGGTCTCACCTGCACCGAACCAGTCGCCAACACCAAACTGCACATGACCGTAGGCTTTGGACATGGCTGTGAAGTTGTCCTGAGAGGTACTTGCCTTCATTGCATCGGCACCCGCTTCGGAGAGGGGATCGATGTCATTTGCAAGTACGTAATCGAGGCCAGTGTAAGACAGGTAGTAGCTACCGAACTCTTTAGACTCGTAACGACCGGTTTGAACGTAGGTTTCATAGCTCACGTTGTCAGACAGATCGCCACGAAGCCCCAGGGTAACATCGTACTGGTAGTCAGTAACAACGTTGTCACG
This DNA window, taken from Microbulbifer sp. MKSA007, encodes the following:
- a CDS encoding transglutaminase domain-containing protein, translated to MRVLFIVALILAIVGCSQYPIIHTKQVDTDSVLSGQAVFNRSVRTNELPDEQLLELDTEIRSYLNTLSPGSIPDNRLQALTNAVSKRELFFEYDANSTLSAREAFYQQRGNCLTFTLMMVAMARELGVEAFFNEVDVPPVWSQEEAETFVIYRHVNMVSEHPSGQRIIDLNLEVYDPIYQQRTLDDITAFALYYSNKGVEFLREGDEEQAFLYLRKALQLRPERSDFWSNMGAFYSRFDHLYEAEQSYLQSLVLQEDNLVASSNLEWLYRGTGRDELAGVYADRVKFHRERNPYYLYYQARESYENKKYQDAEKRLRRAIKTNDDDHRFHFLLGLTQYNLGDLLASRNSFEKAFSLVSSSEVKSVYQQKLDRLLNSDD
- a CDS encoding TonB-dependent receptor, with translation MIKTKLSIAIAALGTLASTGIFAQESTDVGAEVEEVIVTGSRIARDPLSTTGPITLVDSETIARSGVGTIDELLNQLPSMGTTGINSNDNNGGAGLSFVELRNLGSARTLVLVNGRRFVSSSSGVSSAVDMNNIPVDMIDRIEVLTDGASAVYGSDAVAGVINIVMKDSFEGVRINARAGATEAGGGENGEISITFGGESDRGKFIANLSHSKRDEITYNDRDWAELYSSMSPTGNIFTNYGSFSVADDGETLTDYSSYDIGQFMWLSGSMERTSLTANGSYSITDAVELYGEGSYTVKTTNQQLAAQPMYSGNGLNLTSDNVSDEIAAQLEEAWQEAEDQYQIELAAYEAAYDEWESQGSPDGLEPSAPEATHGDSWQDGISDIRLRPVSGGTRDYEQKTETFRLLGGARGDLANGWGWDTFLSYGRNEGENTIGNSYNKTLLQEVIDGNSGIADEDISFLGGMSDDVTNYISYTDREDNEYDLINFGASLTGDIDAVQLPGGPLGFAAGIEYRKESGEFNPSEETQNGDTFGNQQDATAGDYSVTELFTEFNLPILAGEKYADELSMDIALRYSDFDTFGGQSTGKLGIVYAPTENFRFRTSYSTSFRAPGIYELYSGTSQSYEYLLDPCDTSSSNTSGQGANCSEVGSSFTQAGSQIATNVGGNEDLEAEEARTFTAGIVWTPSFAEDLSITVDYYDVEITNAIDSADLQQILDDCYRDGIADACALIERGDSGQITYLEGSLLNIGEIRTKGIDLDVVQNLYFDTGKLALRAQATRLLEYEIYNTETEATSDYLDYVGTSSGVYVKWRGLASATWYADNWDFGIDAQYLSDGQSPYVDVPSHTYLNLKAGWDVNDNMRLTAGIDNIADREPSYTSSWYDVNSSYDYQGRYAWAGISYQF
- a CDS encoding TonB-dependent receptor, whose translation is MKKNLLSAAVKGALGLTAAAIMVPAMPAFAQDDATLVEEVVVTGSRIKRTNFDEAAQVVSMDRADIEAGGSLMIADTLRNTPLNSLGSFSERSGSSAQSNATVDLRGLGDQRTMVMLNGRRLPGSPNLGAATVNLNMIPMAAVERIDILADGASAVYGSDAVAGVVNMVMRENFDGLEFSVRRGDRSEDDGSEESFSFITGISGDRGNITFAAEFDRRDPIFDGDRDYTAPWIQDQNGDGAIDTYIDTDGYSYYGRTMLLSDSTTGYESYRATNSCDSDSVFQEQGSSVFGDTDGTLCAYPYGNISANKAELKRVNTYMTANYEISDKVEFFSNVLFSKVESFGRYAPPAATWSDVPVDYADNPFTTDEIDALIADGTITDDYTLTGYYRWTNIGPRDNVVTDYQYDVTLGLRGDLSDNVSYETYVQTGRYESKEFGSYYLSYTGLDYVLANDIDPLSEAGADAMKASTSQDNFTAMSKAYGHVQFGVGDWFGAGETLVLTGAEAYNMEYGNQYDAASEAGYVGGSSGNSSSGDRDVVALFAEAIMPVTDAIEVSAALRYDDYSDFGSNVAPTLSASYRVTDTLSLRARVGKGFRAPALDELYGPSSFSAESATNPVTETYRQWDIYYSTSEDLEAETSTSMSIGGNWEFIDDWTLDLSLWNVEVDDVIYQPTVQSMFYAWASGVELTEESGIYFTGDGSSASTVFYSQTTNAGVLDVTGLDISVDGSFELPYGLLSLSTLVSHQLSYDTDAYYQGPVQDVSGFNLYPDFRGQFGIGWSMDQHSVDLTVDYVASHDEFTNVTDSGELVKSGEDLESWTTVNLSYSIDTESYGMIKIGARNLTNEDPVLDKDGKFARDHYNLYDNTGRVLYAEYSMSF